The DNA window CGGTCCAGGTTGTTCCCCATATTACCGATGAGATCAAGGCGACTATTTTTCATTTAGCCCAAGGTGAAAAGGTTGACGTAGTTATTGTGGAGATTGGGGGCACCGTGGGAGACATTGAGGGGTTGCCCTTTTTAGAAGCCATCAGGCAGTTTAGAAAGGATGTCGGAAAAGAGAACTGTATATATATCCATCTCACTTTAGTCCCCTGGATTCAGGTGTCAGGGGAACTGAAGACAAAACCGACTCAGCATAGCGTGAAAGAACTTCGAGAAATTGGTATCCAGCCGGATATCCTTATCTGTAGAAGCAGAAATCCTCTCTCCGCGGAACTTAAGTCCAAGATTGCCCTCTTTTGTGATGTCTCAGTGGAAGCGGTCATTAGCGCTTACGATGTAGACACTATTTATGATGTCCCACTTATCTTCAAGGAAGAAAAATTAGATGACACCATTCTTGATCTATTGAAAGTGGCAGGATCAAAAGAAGACCTCTCTGAATGGCGGGAAATAGTGAAGATAATAAAATCGCCTCCTCAGAAGGTAAATATTGCTATGGTGGGCAAATATATTAAGCTTCCCGACGCCTATAAATCCATCATCGAGGCCCTGACCCATAGTGGGGTGGCTAATAAGACCGGGATAAATCTTCACTGGATTGATGCCGAGTATCCTGATTTGAGCAGCCAGCTAAAAGAGATAAAGGGGATTATTGTTCCCGGAGGCTTTGGTGAGCGAGGAATTGAGGGAAAATTGGAGGTGATTCGAATAGCCAGGGAAGAAGGTATTCCTTATCTGGGGCTCTGCCTTGGTCTTCAATGCGCGGTCATTGAATTTGCCAGAAACGTGGTTGGTTTGGCCGGAGCTAATTCTACCGAATTCGATCCCCAAACGCCTCATCCGGTAATAGACTTTCTGCCTGATCAGAAGGGTATAAAGGATATGGGAGGAACTATGAGACTGGGCGCTTATCCCTGCCGTCTCCAACCAGATTCCCTGGCTTACAAGGCCTACGGAGAAGATTTGATCTATGAACGTCATCGGCATAGATATGAGGTTAATAATTATTACCGTGAGGACATTATCAGGCAGGGGATGATTCCTTCAGGCTTGTCTCCTGACTACCGGTTAGTAGAGATAATAGAATTGAAAAATCATCCCTGGTTTGTGGGGGTGCAATTTCACCCGGAGTTTAAATCAAAA is part of the bacterium genome and encodes:
- a CDS encoding CTP synthase, encoding MNTKYIFVTGGVVSSLGKGIAAASIGRLLESRGLKITVLKLDPYINVDPGTLSPYQHGEVYVTEDGAETDLDLGHYERFISITTTQDNNSTAGKIYHSVISKERRGDYLGQTVQVVPHITDEIKATIFHLAQGEKVDVVIVEIGGTVGDIEGLPFLEAIRQFRKDVGKENCIYIHLTLVPWIQVSGELKTKPTQHSVKELREIGIQPDILICRSRNPLSAELKSKIALFCDVSVEAVISAYDVDTIYDVPLIFKEEKLDDTILDLLKVAGSKEDLSEWREIVKIIKSPPQKVNIAMVGKYIKLPDAYKSIIEALTHSGVANKTGINLHWIDAEYPDLSSQLKEIKGIIVPGGFGERGIEGKLEVIRIAREEGIPYLGLCLGLQCAVIEFARNVVGLAGANSTEFDPQTPHPVIDFLPDQKGIKDMGGTMRLGAYPCRLQPDSLAYKAYGEDLIYERHRHRYEVNNYYREDIIRQGMIPSGLSPDYRLVEIIELKNHPWFVGVQFHPEFKSKPTQPHPLFRDFVAAALKNR